A stretch of DNA from Diospyros lotus cultivar Yz01 chromosome 14, ASM1463336v1, whole genome shotgun sequence:
agactaagatggtttggtcacgTGAGAacgagactaagagacgctcctgtgaggagagttgatgaaatggaacaattagtcacaaaaagagatagaggtagacccaagaagactttggaagagacattaaaatttgatatgaaatatatggatctaaatgaggatatgacaaaagacagaaatacatgaagtctagaattcatgtagccgaccccacatagtgggataaaagctagatatgttgttgtcaGCCTTCCAACTAGGCCAAAGTAAGTAACCTACTAGTTTTGGACTCCTgaaaatttttaactaaaatcagCTTCCCAATCGCTTCAAATTTCGTTACAAGTTTTACTTAAAATTGACTTGGTTATTCTGATCCAGCTATTTAATTGATCATGTTGTGCTACTTGATGTAATTGGCAATAAAACGCATTCAGAGTTGGGAATGGGCTCAACACATTATTTACTGACCTGAGATTTCACAACCTAGATTCTGAACTGTGGTAGAAAATGAGTATTGTTTGTTATTCATAAATGCAAGGAGTCAGTATGCTTAATATGTTAAATAGTCAGGTCGATGTGATGTGGTATAAGATTATTTCTGTTTGCAGGTTCTTTCCTCTCAAATATGCTGCTGATGCTGCTTGCACCGTGCTGCGGGCAGCCCAGGTAACGATGCATTAATTACAAATTTCGTAGTTTAGCTGATGTTAAATCGCTGAGCTCATCTCTGATTGGACTCCGTTCAAGTGCTACAAGTTTATAGGTATGTGGCTAGATTTATTTAGGCCAGTATGCGGCCTTAAACTAATGGCTTTGCTGCTCATGTCAAATACAATTCTTGATAGGACTAAAATGCGTTGCCCTATCATTCAATTCGTTGCAGAAATTTAACTTGAAAATAACTGTAGCTTAATTCAGAGAGCTATGGAAATCAGAGGATCCTTGAACTACCTCTCTTATAATCACACTTTTAATGCAATGATGGGCGGCAAATTAGGTGGTCATAGATGGaggctgggggggggggggggggggggtaccCTCTGCCTAGTTTGGAAAGGAGCCCTGTTAAATTTTTGTTAGGCTCCAAATATgccccataaaaaaaaaaaaaaaggcaagacGACCAGACCTTGTGTCTTTTCCACAATAATATTCTCGTATGTCACTATTCATAAGTTATTTAATATAAGCATGTCACAGTTTAGGGAGTTTGTAGTTGGGCAACCTTCGcaaatttatttccattttcacAATGTGTATAGTGACAATGCAGTTAACCTCGTTTGATTCCTTTACTAAATGTAGCATGCATTTCTGTCGTATGCACATATTATAATGCCAAAACTAGCTGGTGGCCCGAGGAGATAGCAGCCTGCGGCAATGGATGTGGATTAACAAGTTCTCTACCAATTGAGCAAACCAAGTCACCATACGGGTCATAATGCTTTGGTTGGTTAATCTTTCTCACCCAAAGAGGCTAAACaaaccaataaaaaagaaaaaaaaaattgtaattttagcCTATccaataataaagaaaaaaaaaattgtaaaccgCAAATGTAACAATGACACGTAAATTTTTCCCCATGCTGCTGCAatatcatttcttatttataaagaggCTAAACAAAAACCATCGAAACAAAAGACAAACAACAAACTGAAGTTTTCAATTTCACTAATCAGTTCACCTATTCAAAACTCTTAACCTGGTTATTTTGCAATGCAGACACCACCCAAAAAAATGCTAAATATTCTATTGCATATAGAAGTTGACGCAGAAGACAAAAATCAAGAAACCCAACACAGCAGCCATAGACGGGTCAATGGGCAGAGAGGGGGTGTAGGGTTGGTAATGATCCTACATCGACGCTCAAGCTGAGGAGAAAGATGTACAAGAGGGGGAGTTGGGCCAAGCCAtgtaaacttttctttttttttctagacCAAAAATCAAAGATGAGGTGAAAGACCCAAAAGCAGTTAACTTTGTCTTGCGCTGCCGCCCGCCTCTGCGCTTCTTCCACATGATTGGCCTTTTTCCCGAACAAGACTAGCCAACTGTAGAAGTCAGATTTTTCTTCTGTATGGGGGAGGGGAATAATTTCAGCTAGGGGGGGGACTTTGTTACCATCTACCATCCTCTGAATATATGATGAACCGAGATAAATCAGCAAGCATTCCCAGAAACATCTTCCGCAGCAGCTGCAATTGTTGGCATCTTCTCGGGTTCCCCAGTTGCAGCAACTGGTTCCTCCGTCAAGACTGTTGAGACAATATCTACAGATTCTTGTGCAGCAGGATCAGAGTCCTCGATATCGCCTGAAGGGGCAATTTCCAAAGATTTTCCTCCCAAGAACCCATCTTTTCCTTCATCAGTCACAACAGCATCCGCAAGCTTCTTGCTACCCACCTGTTTTCAAGGACAGTGCAAgcattaattgaaaaatataaccaAGCGAATATGTAGAGGAGATGGAAAACGGATGCCAAAAGTTGTGCATGCGTCAAGATGCTGCCCTGCATAACTGCCAAAATTTGATTCCTTATGGTAAGAAGCACATACCAGTTTATTATTCATATGCATGTGCTTAGATTTTCTTTCTTGCATGATTCTTTGGCGAGATTCATAGAACCCAAAGTCATCTAGAATACATGTCCTGCTTGAATGGCCCTTGAAAATCTTCAGTATTTCAATACCCTGATCAAACTTAACCTGCGGCAACCAGAAACCAACAATTAAACCTCGCACACATCAAAACAGACCACACAGGGAAAGGTACTCCGCGTACACACCTCTTGAGTGTCCCTACTATTGGTCACTGGCTTGTTCTCGTTGTTTTCAAGTATTATGTGCTTTAACAAACTATTAGGTATGTCCTTCACTATACGCCACTTCACAGGGAAATTACCGGTCCATTTGTCCTGCTGCCAGTACTCAACGCTCTTGGTGAAATCAACAGTGCCAACCATCTCAGCCAGACCAACAAACTGCCCGCTAGCATTAACctgaaaagaaaaatttgaggaaaCCAAGTAAACCAAGCGTAGGCCTTTTTAATCAGCTTGGAGCAACAGAGAGAAGAAATTGGACTCacagagaagaaaagaaacacaGGGCAACCCGCTGTCTGAGCTTCATGATACGCTGCATCCAGCTTCTTATTGCCATTTGATGTGCTAGCCCACACACCGTACTTAATACTCTTATGGACATCATCCTCACTGTACGATTTAATAATGAAGAACTTGGCATCTGGATAACTCTCGGGTAAGTCTTTACCAGACAAGTTATCCTCAGAATCATTCCCATGCGATTGAGTATTCTGCTCTTTTTCACCTGATGCGATTGGTTCAAGATCCTTTTGGTTCTTGAAGCCCTTGATTCTAGGCCCTCtttttaattcattcaagccatCCACATTCCCAATACCATGACCAAATAAACCATTACCATAAACCCTTGGTTTATACTTGCCATCGACCCACCCACGCCCATTTAGCCTTGCCCCATAACCATTAAATCCAAATCCTGCGCCAGTCCTGAAAGAGTGTGCATATTGACTGTACATCCTATTGTTTGGGTAACTCCTATCAATAAAACCAACATTGCTCATTCCAAATGTTGGCATATGGTGCTGTGGCCCCTGCAATCAGATAAATAAACAGGGATTATGTTAGAGATTAAATACTTGATTAAATTATTAGAACCCCGCTGGCACGGAATGTACAAATTGGCACTGAGTGATATCAGCACCAGTGAGCCATGCTAAACTCAATGAAATGACTTTCTGGGGATATGCATTGGAAGGGAACCTGCATAAAGAATCATTTCAGACAGTACTTACCGTGAGATGCGACAACGGATGAAGATTCTGATTCTTTCCAGGAAGAAAATTGGCGCCTTGCAAAACTGGTGCATGTTTAGGCTTGCCATCAGGAAATTTGGAGCCATCCAACCAGGGGTTTGGTGAGGGGATTCCATCCTTTGGCCGGCCTCCCCCCCTTCCATAGGAACCATTTGCACCTAAACATGAGTTCTGATTTGATTTCAGTGGCTTTGAGGCATTTGTGCCATTTACATTACCAAAACTTTCTACACTAGTTTGGTTCATTTTGGCTGTATCCACATGAAAAGGTACTTGCTCTGCTCCAGTAGACGTTGAAACACCCTTTTGGGGAGCATCAGCTTGATTCACAGAGAAAGGTTCACCATTTGGAGTTGAAGACTGGTAATAAGAAGGGTATTGGTAATTCTGTGGTCCATAGAGCTGGCCATCATCTCCCACGGTAGGAATGGGCGAATCTGGTGAGTGGTATGCGCTATATGGTGGATAATATCCATGGTAATACACAAGAGACCCATTATCGCCATACAAGCCCTGCAAGAGTAATGAATCCGTAAAAACAATGTTAGTAACAAAGATGACCATCTATACAGCAGTGACATCCATAGAAAACAGAAACAATACTTCCACTAGACTCTAACGAAGACAACTCAAATTCAACACTCAAATTGTTGGAATCTGGTTGCTTTcactttttattattaaagaaaaattaaaaggccTGGTAATTAATTTTAGTACTAAAGACAAAATTCTCAGAGACCCATTTACTGTTGAAAAAATCATCCACCCTGGACTTACATCCAAACTATGTAAAGATGCAAAAAGAGGTTGCAATTTTGACTTACAGGAGGCATCTCAACACCATCAGGATTAGCATATATGTTGTAGTTATCCCATTCGTTGCCTGACCCAGGATAACCtgtggaaggaaaaaaaaaatgaccacTATTAATAATAACTCCACGTTTGCTATTATCATCAATTTATGCGGCAGCCATCTCTATAGTTTACCTCCAGAATAATATCCAGCTGGTGGATAAGCATTGGGGAAGTACCACATCATTGGATCCACGAAATTCTGCGGAAAAGGGGTAGTAGATCGCTCATATGGTTTGCCAATGCCATTCGCTAGAGTTTGGTAGGCGGTAGGCTTAGCAAACCATTCATCATAAAACAGTTACGTCAAGATATAGAAAAGttcatcaaaataattgaaagaaaagGGGGAAGGCGGACCCTCCAAGAACAATAATAGAAACCAAAAACCAAAAGAGAAACTACCTTCTTTTCAGAATCGGTAACTTCAAGGTCCTTGCTCTGTGAATCCAAAGAGAGCTTCTGCAGTAAATCTGCAGATTCTATAGAAGGGGCAAATCAAGGCAAACAAACCCATTCATGAAAACAGAAAACGAAagctttgaattttcaaatttttttgcaACCCATTAATCAAAGGCCACCACCAATTCGGACACAAAACAATTAGACGTTATACGCATCTAACATGAACTCAGATCATGACCAGTTCAATTAATATAACCCAGATTTCCACAGAACCGCCAAAGAGAAGTCCTCCAGACAGATAATAGACGACTGAATTTTCAATTGAAAGCTACAGTACAACACATATCCAAACCCATCCGTCAAAAAGATAAACCCTAACAAGAtataaaccataaataaactATAAAACAAACTCTTCTTTTGTACTGTGCATAAACCCTAACAAAACCCAACCTGCAGAAACCAACAGGACTAGATCTATGAGGAGACTGTGAACAACCGGTAAAAAATAAACCATTTATCGCATAGAATAGTTTAAAAGGATACGATCAGAAGCAGGAGGAGCAACGGCCGCCATGAGCAGATCAGATCGAAGGTCTAGGTCCCCTCTaccttgtatatatatattatatatacgcGTCTACTTATAGACGACTAGGCGgaaaaacagaagaaagaacCAAGACAAACTAAAATCTGCAGTCCAAAGAAAGGAGACTGAGATGTGTTGGCTTGACTGCGTAAGGGGCAGCCGCCGAGAGAGAGATCTTCGCGGCttcggagagagagagacagaaatcgagagagagaaagcggAACCCTCCAAAGCCTTCAAGTTTCTGAAAACCCTAATCTTAAATAGACTCGTTCTTCGGGTATTCTATTGGGCTTTTTTGTTTTGTGGGCTATATCTCGAGAGCCCAATCTGGAGATGCTTACTCAGCGCCACACTCACGTCTATATCTACGTCTAATTGTctatctatatttatttttatttatatatatgtatgtactatatatattatctaaacctatatctatatatactgCTAAAACTTActgcttttttttattaaaaacgtCGGGAAATCAtcaattaaaaagtttaaattatacAAAACACCCTTGagctttaacaaaaatatagaaacatCTCTAAcattacaaaaataacataaatggcCTATAATTTTACAACTCTAACAATactttttgttttattgttacttatatatgttaatttttttaatgtgacaaaaatattcttgtaatttatcttttttctctttatatGTCAAATTAGTCGTAGTTATTTGTCGAAATTTCTCTAAATCATGGTCGAAccaaaaagagataaaacaaaataacaaattatgaGATTCTGGCTAGTTTGtataaagagaagaaagcagaggacaaagaaaatagaagatatttttgtcatattaacAATTTTAAAGTCAATATGAGaaagtataaataaatttgtaaagcCATGAAATGCAATTATCATGTCtcgaatataaaaaatatttgtcttttttttcaaacctcaaatgtgtttttgaactattcatttaaattttgatgaacctctttttgtttttagcaATTCATGAAAGAATGTGATGATGCAGGAATGATCACCGCCCTTATCTTGAACTAAGCACTTGTAAAAGGAGTCGTGGACTTGCTCCACTGTGATCATTTCGACACTTAACTCAGTTCCCGAGGTTATCAAAACTAGCCACTCTCATAGAAAAACAGAGAAAAGCCCCCTTATTTGTGTGGATTCACTCATATTTATGGAGAGCGGAGGTTGTTCCTTGTAAATAGGAGTTTCCACTTTTTCTGCTTGGAGAAAATCTTCCCGATGTTACGGAATGATTTGTTGCTGATTTTGTTTTCACCAATGAAGGAGAAGTCACCCTCCGAGCATTTTGAGATAATGATCCCCTCAATTTAGAAACCACGATCTTAAGGGGAATAGATATACCCATTATCTTCGAGAATCTTAGGACAACAATCACCTTTAAGGGCTCCGGGGGAACCACAAAGGCTGAAAGCACCAGGATATGCTCTCGCTGGACTTGGATTTGGGTTTCCAGGTATTTTCTAGGTTGACTCGGACACGTGTTTTTTCCAGCTTAAGCCAAGTGATAATTCTCCCGATGGTCCTTTGGGGAACACGTGTCCTTCATCCGTTGGCTAATTCGCGGGGGCATCAAGATAGTTATGATTCTCGAAACTTTTCCCTCATCAAAATAATtcaagaataattatatatagttatgATTCTTATGTTGCCTGACGCGAACCCTATCTCCACCATCACCCGCGTACAACCAACACTCTCTTCCGTTTTCACCCACTCCCCCCTCTTGCCCAGTATAGGCCAATCCCCTCTTCCTATCcccacatatatacatgcatacatacatatatttttaaatattattataaattattatctaaataaattattaattctaatttgttcagttaaaattataattactttaataattgcaatcataatcataataaataatttatttttttaattataacagGATTGAATATAAGTTGTGTTATATAGAGATATTTTTGGCTCCAATCCTGTTAGTGTAATGATTGTATTCATGTGGGGTGATATAATTGAGATTAAAatgtagcgtttgttaaaatgaacaaaataaggTAGTATTAAGATAAGGTCGAAATAATTTTTAGACCAAGATGtgaaatggtcaagataaagttgggaagcatttcaagatttttatcaaattatttgttaaattctttggaatgtattaatgattttttcaagaatgaacaaataagcttaacaaacatgttggaaAAGATAGAAGTCTATAATGCATATCATATCTTGACTTTTCCAccctatatcttgattaacaaatgccccttaaaaaaatataagttagtAAAAATCTATTACGGATATTTCCAGAACCTCTTCTTATGGGCCGAGCTCGCCAGAACAAGATCACACTTCGTTGAGGCCCAAGTTCAGACCGCgagaaccaagcgagctccaAACAATGTTCCAGCTCGCTGACCTAGCTAAATGAGCTCCCATAGATGCTTTCAACTCACTGGACAAACTATTCAGCCtcagatctcatccacattaatggtGATAGGGGTCTCATCGACACTTTACCGCCACCTGGGTACCTTCACTGGCGTCGGATATTCAATCCCATCACTTGCAGATACACAACGCAAGCATACGGAATAATATCTCCTCCTCATATATCAATAAGCTCGTTTcaaaaccaatatatgttttccCTGTTAACCTACTAATACACAACTTTTCCTCACTCCTTTACTTATTTGAACTTCAGAGTATTTGCAGGATCAGTCGATCGGAGGAATGCAAACTGTGCAAACTGAATCACACAACATTCCTTGGTGtgctttctcttcctctctctcgtgTTCATTTCCTTAATGTGGGCTAACAAATCACTGTCGATCAATTCTCAAGATCTAAAATTGATATTATACCTATTgtaccaaaataaataatacaaactatttttttatgcatttgcATTAATACTGTGTCACTTACTCATTCTTTTAAGTTGGCAAGATAATAtggcaaaatatatattttacctctTGAATTTATACTTTTTTCACTTAGATATTTAAATGGTGGCGAGAGGTATAATTGACTCTCGAAATTGCATAGTTCaagaatttaattgaaataataaaaagtttaaatatttaaaataaaaaatataattataggggttaaaatatatatttaggcAAAATAACATACCTAGAATGGGGATGCAATATCTTACCTAGTctatatttaatttggatttaaaaaattaaaaattaataagaaaatgatCCAATTTAAATGTATCTATATTTATATTGGATCTCACAAATGTAAATCTCATGCTCTGGAAGGATGAAATCTGTGCTATAAATGGCAATGGCAGgtactttttcttttataattagatatatCCTTTCATCCAAGAATGTTGGAAAGGTCAAAACAAGACAATATTATATGGACGAAATTCAATTGCCATTGCCCATGGAGAACATGATTTAGCAACATCCACAGTGCAGTGCAGTGCTGTAATTAAGGAGCATATCTTGGGTCGGTCAGGTCGTGACTAACTCTCTTAAAATCCAATCCTGATAATTCAACCAATCATGGAGGGAGGCAAGTACAAAAGGATTCTATTCTACTTATACTAGTAATCACGACTCTCCATAAATTCCAAAAGTCTCATCAACCCACTACCAATTGGAcctgattaaaatattttaatgtaaaatagtttAGCAACTACTTTTTATTGCAAATAATACTATAAAATATgttcaattaaataataaaatataaagacatgaaactcttttttaattttttttttttggcaaagaGATAGTGGTAATGAGAATATCCTTCTAGTTGGAAATTTTTATGATGAATTTGGTTTAATGCAAATAATACTATAATGAATTTTATTAATGTTCAATACTGATGAattcaaaagttatttttattaaaatcaaaagtaCTGGTTAGAATTACAGTTATattggaaaaaatttattaataataagataaatatttagaatttaaaatatatttaaattttaacaatatgataagataatttattaaaatttaaactaaatttaaatgttttaaaaaatataactatatatatctgtgtgatAGGTATaacacttaataaaaaaaatataataatcaaaattaatttatgatcGTTCATATATTGTTTTCGATATCACTATTTATATCTTGAACAGACCAAAGATGAGATATAAgaaagtttttataatttttttctatggATGTCGTTAAATAAATTAGATATTCCGCAATAATTCAAGTATTTTATATATCGcttgtaattttataaaaatttctataataatatcaaaattttatttatttgtctaCATCGTTATCCTCATCATTAACCATTCTTAGTCACATAACTAGTGATAATTTTTTGTCtgtaatattattatcatttttttttttggtctgtTTGTTTGCTCCGATCCGGCCATAGACCGCGTCGACGGCCGTGTTTGTCACGGCCGGTGGGCTTGTTGTGCGTGGGGCAGCAGTGACGTTGTGTCCGACGGTCACTGCCATGGCCATCGATTCAAGTCGAGCTGCCTGACATGGCCGTCGATTTGAATCGTCGACGGCCGCGTTCGTAGCGGCCAGTGGGAGATCCGTCGCCGGCGAGTGTGAGGCGCCTTGGCCGCAGCTTATAGCCGCGCGTCGCTTGGCCATGACCGGTTGCGTACGCCCGTCGCCAGAGGCCTGGTTCGTCACGGCCAGTGAGAGAAGGCGGCGGCAGCGGCGACCATGGCGTCATTCGTCGTCGCCGATGGTGCGTGGCGCCGGCATTGGCATCGTTCGTCTACCATGGCGTGGAACCCAGCAGACGGCGACCATGGCGGGTTCCTTCCTTCGCCTTCCTTACATGAACGACAGCCTCTGTGGCTGCCGTAAATGGTTGCAAACCGGCGGCCAGAGCCGCAGGTGATGAGGGacggagaagaagagggaagggCGGCCGGCGGTGGAGGAAGAAAGCGGCGACGGCGGCTGCGCAAGGATGCGCCAGAAAACCCTAACTTTGGGGAAGATGATGGTCTTGACCCATTATGTGTTGGGTCGACCCACTGGGTCAGATCCGAATCGGTTTTGCCCGATCCATTTATAGATCCATGAGAGGATATAGAGCTGGGCCAAGGAATTTCTTCaattgggcttgggcttgggtatttgtttttgttaacaAATTGGACTATGCTTTAATTAAAATCATTTGAGCCTCAATTTGGACCATATtgggtttttatttaattatttagattatACTTTTgggtcattaattaattaatttaattttgagtttaaaattataaattaaataataaatttattttttagattaaaaaaataataattaaaaaaattcagaattattattttttagaatatccAATTATGGAAtactaatttttgtaattagtaata
This window harbors:
- the LOC127789978 gene encoding YTH domain-containing protein ECT4-like; translation: MAAVAPPASDQSADLLQKLSLDSQSKDLEVTDSEKKPTAYQTLANGIGKPYERSTTPFPQNFVDPMMWYFPNAYPPAGYYSGGYPGSGNEWDNYNIYANPDGVEMPPGLYGDNGSLVYYHGYYPPYSAYHSPDSPIPTVGDDGQLYGPQNYQYPSYYQSSTPNGEPFSVNQADAPQKGVSTSTGAEQVPFHVDTAKMNQTSVESFGNVNGTNASKPLKSNQNSCLGANGSYGRGGGRPKDGIPSPNPWLDGSKFPDGKPKHAPVLQGANFLPGKNQNLHPLSHLTGPQHHMPTFGMSNVGFIDRSYPNNRMYSQYAHSFRTGAGFGFNGYGARLNGRGWVDGKYKPRVYGNGLFGHGIGNVDGLNELKRGPRIKGFKNQKDLEPIASGEKEQNTQSHGNDSEDNLSGKDLPESYPDAKFFIIKSYSEDDVHKSIKYGVWASTSNGNKKLDAAYHEAQTAGCPVFLFFSVNASGQFVGLAEMVGTVDFTKSVEYWQQDKWTGNFPVKWRIVKDIPNSLLKHIILENNENKPVTNSRDTQEVKFDQGIEILKIFKGHSSRTCILDDFGFYESRQRIMQERKSKHMHMNNKLVGSKKLADAVVTDEGKDGFLGGKSLEIAPSGDIEDSDPAAQESVDIVSTVLTEEPVAATGEPEKMPTIAAAAEDVSGNAC